CGCACCGCCAGGGAAAAGGAGGTCCGGCAGTGGGGGCAGCGCTCGCTCCCGCGCGCAATCACCTGGCCGCAATACACGCACGGCGCCTGGTCGCTGAGCCAAGGCGTTTCGGCGCCGGAACGGTCATCCGAATGGCTCATCTGTCGGCCTGCCTTCATGCTGCCCGGAGACCCTCGGCCGGTGACTGCCGGCGTCGGCGGGTCAGGCATCCATTATAAATGCCCCCCTGGGGTCTTGTCAATCAGCCCCGTATCCCTTGTTTTTCGGCCATTTGGGATTTTTTCGTCCCTTTTTTTTGACTTTGGGCGGATTTGTGGTATAATTCCACCTGGAGACGGGGGCTGGGATCAGGTAGAGCGTCGCACCACACTTTTTGTCGCTACGCTCACACTGCCGGTCCCCGACCCCGCGGAGAAAATCTTGGAGAGTCACAGGGGGAGTCTATGAACAGAGCGGTTCTATGAAGGAGGTCATGCGATGAGGTTATCTGCCCGGTTGTTTGTGCTGGCGATGGCGTCGGTTCTTCTGATGGCTTCGGGCGCGTCGGCCATCACTATCTGGGAACTGGAACAGTCTCTGTTTAACCCCAGTCTGGTGGACCCGACCACGGTGCACGGCGGCATGGGTTACTACCTGACCTACTCCCCGATCGGGGCGGGCGGTCTGTTCGACCCCACCGGCGCCCCGCATGCGACGGGCGGACCGGTGACGAACAATCCCGCCTGGTTGGATTTCCGTGCGAGCGTTCCATCGGGCGGCGCCCCTCCGCCCGTTTACTCGAAGCAGGTGCAGTACACACTGAGTATGACCGGGAGTCACAGCGGGACGTTTGACCTGCTTGTGCTTTTCTACGACCCCACTTTTGATCCTACGCGCGCCGCCACCGACGTCGTCGGCGAGGTCATTGTTACGGGCGGCAACGAGACAAAGATCGTGGCGGGGGCCGCCAACAAGTCCGAGGTCACTGCCGCGGACGTACGCGTCGGCGTCCTCGTCAGATACCGCATCGAGATCCCCAAGGACGTCCCCGTGGTCGGCCAGACCGAGGACGTCAATATGGTCATCAGCGCCGAC
This genomic window from Planctomycetota bacterium contains:
- a CDS encoding PEP-CTERM sorting domain-containing protein, producing the protein MRLSARLFVLAMASVLLMASGASAITIWELEQSLFNPSLVDPTTVHGGMGYYLTYSPIGAGGLFDPTGAPHATGGPVTNNPAWLDFRASVPSGGAPPPVYSKQVQYTLSMTGSHSGTFDLLVLFYDPTFDPTRAATDVVGEVIVTGGNETKIVAGAANKSEVTAADVRVGVLVRYRIEIPKDVPVVGQTEDVNMVISADTYAAGFFLDNIAFAPEPATLSLVAVGLAGLWLKRRK